The proteins below are encoded in one region of Telopea speciosissima isolate NSW1024214 ecotype Mountain lineage chromosome 10, Tspe_v1, whole genome shotgun sequence:
- the LOC122642019 gene encoding 1-aminocyclopropane-1-carboxylate oxidase-like has protein sequence MESFPVINMEKLNGDERGATMELIKDACENWGFFELVNHGISHELMDKVERLTKEHYKKCMEQRFKELVASKALEGVETEIEDMDWESTFFLRHLPESNMSEIPDLDDDYRKAMKEFAVGLEKMAEQLLELLCENLGLEKDYLKKAFCGSKGPTFGTKVSNYPPCPRPELIKGLRAHTDAGGIILLFQDDRVSGLQLLKDGQWVDVPPMRHSIVINLGDQLEVITNGKYKSIMHRVIAQTDGNRMSIASFYNPGSDAVIYPAPELVGKDDQVEVNSDDQVVYPKFVFEDYMKLYAGLKFQAKKPRFEAMKTMESTVTLGGLIATV, from the exons ATGGAGTCATTTCCAGTAATTAACATGGAGAAGCTCAATGGTGATGAGAGAGGAGCCACCATGGAGTTGATTAAGGACGCTTGTGAGAACTGGGGCTTCTTCGAG CTGGTGAATCATGGGATATCACATGAGCTGATGGACAAGGTGGAGAGGCTAACGAAGGAGCACTACAAGAAGTGTATGGAACAGAGGTTCAAGGAATTGGTGGCAAGCAAAGCCCTTGAAGGtgttgaaactgaaattgaagACATGGATTGGGAAAGCACCTTCTTCTTGCGCCACCTTCCTGAGTCCAACATGTCCGAAATCCCTGATCTCGATGATGATTACAG GAAGGCAATGAAGGAATTTGCTGTAGGATTGGAGAAAATGGCGGAACAACTACTGGAGCTACTCTGTGAGAACCTGGGTCTGGAGAAAGATTACCTGAAGAAAGCCTTCTGTGGATCCAAGGGCCCAACTTTTGGGACAAAGGTTAGCAACTACCCACCCTGTCCTCGCCCTGAGCTGATCAAAGGGCTGCGTGCCCACACCGACGCCGGAGGCATCATCTTGCTCTTCCAGGACGACCGTGTCAGTGGCCTTCAACTGCTCAAGGACGGTCAATGGGTCGATGTCCCTCCCATGCGTCACTCCATCGTTATCAATCTCGGTGACCAACTCGAG GTAATCACGAATGGAAAATACAAGAGTATTATGCATAGGGTGATAGCCCAAACTGATGGTAACAGAATGTCGATCGCATCGTTCTACAACCCTGGTAGTGACGCAGTGATATACCCAGCACCCGAATTGGTGGGTAAGGATGATCAGGTGGAAGTGAATTCCGATGATCAGGTGGTGTATCCAAAGTTTGTGTTCGAGGACTACATGAAGTTGTACGCAGGGCTTAAGTTCCAAGCCAAGAAACCTAGGTTTGAGGCCATGAAGACCATGGAATCCACTGTCACCTTGGGAGGTCTCATTGCCACAGTTTAA